The genomic segment TTTTGGGATCAATGGGCGCACTGACAATTAAGACGATAGTGTCCATCGTGATCGGTCGGCTATTTCAGTCAGTTCCTGCTCAATTTCGAACAAGCAGTAAAATTCATTTACTATAGGTCTTTGTGTCTTATGTTGAAATATGTTCTTGACAATTTTTTCCATCTAATTTCGTTATGTATTCTACAGCATTGCCGATCGGAGAGTATGCAGCAGTAACTTTGTTGCTCTTCTTTGGTCTTCAATCAATTAGAGAGGCATGGAAGCTTCCACCAACAGTGGCTAAAACTGATCATAGAGGCATCCAGAAATCTAAAGAACCTGCTGAAGAGGTCGTATTTTTGTTGCAACTTGTCACAGTTGTAATTCTTTTGTTCTTGGAATCTTTATGGTTTCTTCATTTTAACTCTTCATTTCTCGTTCCTTCTGTAGATGTCGGTGAAGCTTTCTCCAATCGAAGTTTTGGGCGAGTCATTCAGCCTTGTATTTTTTTGCTGTAAGCGTTTTCTGAAATTTTATGCATCTTTCATGCTCAATATAATGGATTATGAAACTTTCATGAATTTGACTCTCCATTAGCCATTTCAGTGTGCGGGGTGCAAATCAGTGCATCTTATTTAACGAAGAACATTGTATTTTCGCTTTCTGTTATAGATATTAGGAATGGGGAGACCGTTCAATGCTTGCCACATTGGCTCTTGGTGCAGCACTGGTAATAttttctcaaatatgtttgtaGAAACGCCTacgttttttcaaaaacttgagcaactaaaattttttcttgattGGATCCATGCTAAAGTCTCCATCGGGAGTGGCAAGTGTAGCCATTTCAGGCCATCTGCTAGCAACATTTATCTCAGTACTAGGAGGGTCATTTCTCTCATGCTACATATCCAAAAAACTGGTCAACAAATCGATTATGTCCTGTCCAAGAAGGTTTTACAGTTGATGTTCGTGTTTGTCTTATTTTTACTGCTGTTTTCAAATCAGTCTGGATAAATTTGCGGAGCTTTGTTTTTGGTGTTCGCTGTCGCCACGTTTTTCGGATTATTTTAACCTGAGTGTTAGAATTACCATCGGCACCAACCAAAGCCAAACCAGGAACTTACCCGAGCAAATATAGCACGAGTACTTCCAAATACTTTGTCACGGTCAAATCCTTCATTACTTGCATTAGATTTGGAGCTGGTTTTTTCGTCTTCGTACTGTGTAGCTGTCTTAATCACATGTAGGGGTTCGAATATCGGAAGTCTTAGCGTGAGCAGGAACATGCGTTAAAACTCCTCGTGTGAAATGTAAAAACTATTTCATGTTCCTGAAGTTGTAAGTGTGTACAAGTGGTGGCATGCATGATCCAAGAATTGGGTATTGAGGTGGTAAAATTCGTATTTTGACGAAAATACGAATAACATTGCAAATGTAAAAACCGGTGGCATGCATGATCCAAGAATTGGGTATTGAGGTGGTAAAATTCGTATTTTGACGAAAATACGAATAAAATTGCAAATGTAAAAACTCTTCATGTTCGTGAAGTTGTAAATGTTTCTATTTGGTGACATCCATGTTTTCCTATATTCGTGTAAGATCCAAGAATCGGGTATTGATATGGTCATATTAGTATTTTTACACGTAAAATCGGAATGTAGAAACTATTTTATGTTCGTGAAGTTGTAAATGTGTCTAATTTATGGCAGACATGTTTTTATATTCGTGTAAGATTCAGGACACGGATATTGAGATAGCAAATTtcgtatttttacgcataaaatatttaaaattttcattctcAAAACATATATTTTGTTGGATACAAAACCTTTCATGGTTTATAGGCCATAATAAGTATCAAAGTTAATGATACCAATAATTGGTTCTAAAACAAACGTCAATTGCGGCTGAGGTATCTTGTCAAGTGACCTCTAGCGTGGCAAGAGAGGTCATATTCACTTtagaatatcatttttatttatttattttgatattttatatcattttaatttcACCAAATCATAATATTGATTTGTGGCATAAGACATCAAGAATTACTACACACACAGAGAAATGAATCTGGTCGAGCATGACGTGCTAAATCTTGGGAGGAGATCCAGACTGCTGTGTCGTCAAGATCATACAAGTAAGATTCGAAACTTCAAAGAATTCGGTGTGCATAGCAATGAAGTTGGAAGACACTTCTATGTTATTAAGTGCTAAATTATGAAAAGGATGTTAAATCAAGACACGAGAGCTCCACGCTTGGGCGGTAAAACTTCGCGCTCGGGCGTATGCCTGGCTCCCGAGTCGTAAAATTTCGCGCTCGAGAGCCACAGTCACTGTCCAGATGGTGAATTCCAGAACACTCGGCGCCCGAGCAGTAaaatcttaccgcccgagcacgCCCAGTCCAGAACACTTCGCACTCGAGCGGTAGTATATCGCACCCAAGCACGCCACCTGCGGAAAAGTGTCTTATTTCCTAGTTTAGAGTCCTAGTTAATTAGGTAACTAGattttttatatcttttttatttgtaaataatATTTACACGAAATTTGATGATTGTAAGCAATTTTTAGAATGGACATCGAGTTTTAATACAATTgattgagttttctctcaatttcaaaGCTTAGCTTTATATACATTtttgtgtttctcaaatcaaacttatcaaagttgaACACTTTGtagcgtttgtcgattgttcttcactcgagTTGTCAaaaacgagttctttgaaggttcgtttgagaTCGATTATTATcttcgttaatatttgttgctaagttattcgtaatttagaggtgaatattataacaattacttgtttaaaaaagatcgggacaacacgaCGTTCTTTGTTTCATCAaatcgagggcgtgactccGTTTTCGAGTGCGTTTGCTTTTCGTGATAGAAGAATCGCAtcatatatactcacacataaAAAAATCGAGTTACGAGcaattaattcatgtctaaTAATATCGTGCGAAAATGATCAATCGACGTAAGATAatactattatatatttttcataatatatatttcatagGATCGTGTGTTTTTTTTCGAGATCTATAATTGGTACTCGGTGGTATACATGAAACTACAATTCAAATGGTTTGCAACCATGGAACGTCTAAAACGTCATGTTTCAATTGATCATCAAATAAGGATAATCATTGCTAAATAAAATGACGGAAATTAGTCTTTTGCTTTGATCCGCCCCGGCCTCTTGCATTGCCTTAATTGATCTCATTCTACAAAATTTGCAAGTTGCAACTTTGGGGAAGACCTTACACACTAgattctacaaaagaaagcCTTTCAATTGTATTATAATGGCTACAAAATAGGAGACAATGGAATACTCCTCAAAGCCTTTAGCAATATAGAGACATCATGGCGTGACCTTtactttttcctttattttttcctattttattatcttatctttatcatatttacttatctattaatttatttttttattttatttattcattaataAATATAGACACActagaatattttatatatgcacCCAACGTGCATTACCATGGAATTCAAATCCACTTTCATATGATTcgatgaattttaaaaatgtttgtAATAATAGATATTCCATACCGAGTCCACGAGCCAAACAAGCAAATACTTCgtcaaaattatttaatataaatatttttataattatgttttaaatatattaattcgttctttattttttaaaattaaaatatgggTGGCTCTGGTTATGTGGATATGATATAACtaatatttgataaaaaaatatgagtTAATTATGTGGTTTACAATTAATATactggcaaaaacttgtgtgagacggtctcacagatcgtattttattagacagatatcttatttgggtcatccatgaaaaatattactttttattattaatatgggtagggttgaccgtctcacagataaagattcatgaaatcgtctcacaaaaagACCTATTGTTAATATATAATGTGTTCATGAACCAGGACAAGCTGACTCTCTCCAATCTATCTGGTGCTTagtcttttaataataataaataatgttTATGGAACCATTATGATCACAATTGTACTACTTGCTATAACTTATAAAATGATGTGAAGCTCAAATTGagatcaaaatatatagttttaaatcttttattttaaaatgaaaatttggTTTTGCATATTTGTATCGTtgtaattttagtcatttttcatcaAAAGTTTTGATGTGATACTACATACGTTAGATTCATATCAGCTTCATGTcgtaaaaaaaactaaatttttttaggaaaaaaataacTGAATGAAActaaaatttaacaatataaaaAGATTAAAAGTaatttctattttaaaattaaattcccACTTAAAAAATGATATAAACTACATTGATTTAGTTACGTTTTTTTTGGATTGTGTCTaatataaattttcattaaaatatgAGAGACTTTTCTCATTTAATAATATTGAGATATATGAAAAATTACTCGAGATGAAGTATATACATCATCATATCTATTTAAatatcatcagttaagaaaCTATTTTTTCTTGAACTATTTATCGTCATAAATATAGGAttcaaaaacatcatatatatatatatatatatatattatatatcacttTCATAAGCTTCTACATCTTGATTTATAAATACTTAACTCTAAGTAACGTTTTTTTCGTATCAATTATTGTGACCATGTAATTTAGTTCATACATATTATCGATGCTTTTTACAACCATATTCAAAACTCacattgtaggaccgagcgcttgtcgcttaaccaaaagttatagctggtggtaatgatgcaactcaaatcttttaaaccgcacagcagctcaagcaccacgattcgatcgctctaccaagcaatgacaattattgcacccaacaatctccctcccaataattgcattccttgcaatcaatgagaattgaAATCGTGATATTGggtctgataccaattgtaggactgagcgcttgccgttttaccaaaagctatagctggtggtaatggtgcaattcaaatcttttaaaccgcacagcagctcaagcaccacggttcgatcgctctaccaagcaaggacaattattgcatcgAACACACATTAAATATCTAAAATATCTATCGCATATAAATTCAATTTGGCTCGTGAAATATGACGATGAAAAATGTGATGATTAATCGAAAGAGAAGGATATCATAACCATTTTTAAACTCCAATTATTATTGTAAAACTTGAATAAAAtgcaaaattatacaaaaaaattGGATATCATCATTCACATCAAACAATCTTATATATTTTACTAATCGATTTTTAGCATTCAAATTATATCCCCTCAATGAAATCACCAAGTAAACaacacatttattttattttatattttaatttaaatttctttagaaaaataaataaattattcatgtaAGAAAATATGAAGAGATTTGGTGCAAAAAATTTAaccttataaaaaaaaaatctgaaaaagaAAAGCAGTGGCTGTAATAAAGCCACATAGACTCTGTACTCACAAATATGaaataatacataaaaaaataaataaacacaatgggatattgattatgaaaagTCGTGTTTCCTATAATTAGAAAATTACAAAATCTTGCTGTCCATTATCGATTTGTCGTAGcatatacaataaatttatttttattgagatatataaaaataatagatCCCACTCCTATATAATAAATGATTACTAATTATTACCCAAAAAAAATCTCCAGCTCAGACATAACATCACAGGAAGAATTGAGTTGGAAACTAAGAAAAATTAAGGGACAGATCGACACATacgtatttttttatttaaaaaaaattagatgcGACCACTCTTTCATTCCATTTTGAGATTTTAACAACTAAAAGTTTAATTGCTTGAATCATATATGCATAACATTTAGTTTTCATCGCTAAAATGTTTGGTTCGTGACActacaaaataaaattctacTTGCCGTCGCTAAAACAGTCGCTaatcaaattagcgacggaaattACAACCGTCACTAAAATCACCGTCGCAAACATATTGCGACGGTTTCTCAaaatcgctaattagcgacggtttaatattAGCGACAGCTGTGATATAAACCGTCGCCAATTTAGCGACGAAATATGaccaaaaccgtcgcaaataacGACGGTCACTAATCAGTGACCGAATATGATCTAGTTAACGACTATTTTCTCAAAACTCGTCGTTAATTAGTGACACTTTTCTCAATAACTGTCGCAAATTTTTAACTTgcaacggtttttcaaaaatcgtcgtaaattttgcgacggtttaaacaaaaaccgtcgctaatacaTGATTTTTTTATAGAGATGATAAATGAtatgatatataaattataaaataatatattagaaAATTACTCTAATTATGGTAAATCTTGAATCAAATATTAGATAAAATTAGGATAATCGACTAATATTTTATCATTCGAATCAAACATGCATCCCATGTCCCAACCTCGTATATACTCTTTCAATTCCATATATGAAAGGCTATGTTTTGTTTCCACGAGTAACATGGTTTTTATGGTACAACCAGTTTCCACAAAAAAGATGCAAATAAAGgtaaaaaatgtaaaaatagtTAGGTCAACAGGAACAGTAGAATTCATTGCAACCACGTTTATCTTCAAATTGTATACCCAACAAACACCATTGTTATATACACCACTCCATCTCCATCTCCATCTCCATCTCCACTGCGAGACTAGAGAAAGAAAACACTGTTTCTCTTTCTTTGTGTGTGTTGTGAGAGGGAGAgggatacacacacacacacacatatatacatgGAGGGAGGAGACAACAGCAGTGGCAATGAAGTATACAGAGAATGCCAAAGAAACCATGCAGCCAGCCTGGGTAGCTACGCGACGGACGGCTGCGGGGAGTTCACACCGGACTACACCACCCCCGGAGGTCTACTCAGCTGCGCTGCATGCGGCTGCCACCGTAGCTTCCACCGGAAAGTCACCTACAGCACAACCCACCGCAGCCAGGTGGTGGGGGAGATCATAAACTACAGCGACGGCAGGGGGTCGGACAGACAAATGGCGGCAGCCATCCCGTACTCCCCGGAGTCCTCGATCAACAAGAAGAGGTTCCGGACCAAGTTCTCGGAGGAGCAAAAGGAGAAAATGCTGGGCTTCGCGGAGAATCTGGGGTGGAAGCTGCAGAGGAAAgatcaagaagaggatgaaatCGAGAGGTTCTGCAGAGGGATAGGGATCAGCAGGAAAGTGTTCAAGGTTTGGATGCACAATCACAAGAACTCGTCCTCTCATTCTGCTGGAAACGCATCTTCTCTTACAG from the Primulina tabacum isolate GXHZ01 chromosome 16, ASM2559414v2, whole genome shotgun sequence genome contains:
- the LOC142529364 gene encoding protein PAM71-homolog, chloroplastic-like isoform X5 yields the protein MESNTFHKFELLGLRVQHRAKRDTSPSISFAIVHSSCSVCMRFSTFTDCLYRRTFITLNGSCKTFFIAALLAMQHEQIMVLLGSMGALTIKTIVSIVIGRLFQSVPAQFRTSTLPIGEYAAVTLLLFFGLQSIREAWKLPPTVAKTDHRGIQKSKEPAEEMSVKLSPIEVLGESFSLVFFCCKRMGRPFNACHIGSWCSTVSIGSGKCSHFRPSASNIYLSTRRVISLMLHIQKTGQQIDYVLSKKVLQLMFVFVLFLLLFSNQSG
- the LOC142529364 gene encoding protein PAM71-homolog, chloroplastic-like isoform X1 gives rise to the protein MESNTFHKFELLGLRVQHRAKRDTSPSISFAIVHSSCSVCMRFSTFTDCLYRRTFITLNGSCKTFFIAALLAMQHEQIMVLLGSMGALTIKTIVSIVIGRLFQSVPAQFRTSTLPIGEYAAVTLLLFFGLQSIREAWKLPPTVAKTDHRGIQKSKEPAEEMSVKLSPIEVLGESFSLVFFCCKRMGRPFNACHIGSWCSTGNIFSNMFVETPTFFQKLEQLKFFLDWIHAKVSIGSGKCSHFRPSASNIYLSTRRVISLMLHIQKTGQQIDYVLSKKVLQLMFVFVLFLLLFSNQSG
- the LOC142529364 gene encoding uncharacterized protein LOC142529364 isoform X8, which translates into the protein MQHEQIMVLLGSMGALTIKTIVSIVIGRLFQSVPAQFRTSTLPIGEYAAVTLLLFFGLQSIREAWKLPPTVAKTDHRGIQKSKEPAEEMSVKLSPIEVLGESFSLVFFCCKRMGRPFNACHIGSWCSTGNIFSNMFVETPTFFQKLEQLKFFLDWIHAKVSIGSGKCSHFRPSASNIYLSTRRVISLMLHIQKTGQQIDYVLSKKVLQLMFVFVLFLLLFSNQSG
- the LOC142529364 gene encoding protein PAM71-homolog, chloroplastic-like isoform X2, with amino-acid sequence MAETPHHQFPLPLSIALVLCACALAHSLIAFTEGPSSLLTAVAKSGFSAAFSLIFVSEIADKTFFIAALLAMQHEQIMVLLGSMGALTIKTIVSIVIGRLFQSVPAQFRTSTLPIGEYAAVTLLLFFGLQSIREAWKLPPTVAKTDHRGIQKSKEPAEEMSVKLSPIEVLGESFSLVFFCCKRMGRPFNACHIGSWCSTGNIFSNMFVETPTFFQKLEQLKFFLDWIHAKVSIGSGKCSHFRPSASNIYLSTRRVISLMLHIQKTGQQIDYVLSKKVLQLMFVFVLFLLLFSNQSG
- the LOC142529364 gene encoding protein PAM71-homolog, chloroplastic-like isoform X6, giving the protein MESNTFHKFELLGLRVQHRAKRDTSPSISFAIVHSSCSVCMRFSTFTDCLYRRTFITLNGSCKTFFIAALLAMQHEQIMVLLGSMGALTIKTIVSIVIGRLFQSVPAQFRTSTLPIGEYAAVTLLLFFGLQSIREAWKLPPTVAKTDHRGIQKSKEPAEEMSVKLSPIEVLGESFSLVFFCCKRMGRPFNACHIGSWCSTVSIGSGKCSHFRPSASNIYLSTRRVISLMLHIQKTVWINLRSFVFGVRCRHVFRIILT
- the LOC142529364 gene encoding protein PAM71-homolog, chloroplastic-like isoform X3; amino-acid sequence: MESNTFHKFELLGLRVQHRAKRDTSPSISFAIVHSSCSVCMRFSTFTDCLYRRTFITLNGSCKTFFIAALLAMQHEQIMVLLGSMGALTIKTIVSIVIGRLFQSVPAQFRTSTLPIGEYAAVTLLLFFGLQSIREAWKLPPTVAKTDHRGIQKSKEPAEEMSVKLSPIEVLGESFSLVFFCCKRMGRPFNACHIGSWCSTGNIFSNMFVETPTFFQKLEQLKFFLDWIHAKVSIGSGKCSHFRPSASNIYLSTRRVISLMLHIQKTVWINLRSFVFGVRCRHVFRIILT
- the LOC142529364 gene encoding uncharacterized protein LOC142529364 isoform X7, encoding MRFSTFTDCLYRRTFITLNGSCKTFFIAALLAMQHEQIMVLLGSMGALTIKTIVSIVIGRLFQSVPAQFRTSTLPIGEYAAVTLLLFFGLQSIREAWKLPPTVAKTDHRGIQKSKEPAEEMSVKLSPIEVLGESFSLVFFCCKRMGRPFNACHIGSWCSTGNIFSNMFVETPTFFQKLEQLKFFLDWIHAKVSIGSGKCSHFRPSASNIYLSTRRVISLMLHIQKTGQQIDYVLSKKVLQLMFVFVLFLLLFSNQSG
- the LOC142529364 gene encoding protein PAM71-homolog, chloroplastic-like isoform X4, producing MAETPHHQFPLPLSIALVLCACALAHSLIAFTEGPSSLLTAVAKSGFSAAFSLIFVSEIADKVLLGSMGALTIKTIVSIVIGRLFQSVPAQFRTSTLPIGEYAAVTLLLFFGLQSIREAWKLPPTVAKTDHRGIQKSKEPAEEMSVKLSPIEVLGESFSLVFFCCKRMGRPFNACHIGSWCSTGNIFSNMFVETPTFFQKLEQLKFFLDWIHAKVSIGSGKCSHFRPSASNIYLSTRRVISLMLHIQKTGQQIDYVLSKKVLQLMFVFVLFLLLFSNQSG
- the LOC142529364 gene encoding uncharacterized protein LOC142529364 isoform X9, with product MGALTIKTIVSIVIGRLFQSVPAQFRTSTLPIGEYAAVTLLLFFGLQSIREAWKLPPTVAKTDHRGIQKSKEPAEEMSVKLSPIEVLGESFSLVFFCCKRMGRPFNACHIGSWCSTGNIFSNMFVETPTFFQKLEQLKFFLDWIHAKVSIGSGKCSHFRPSASNIYLSTRRVISLMLHIQKTGQQIDYVLSKKVLQLMFVFVLFLLLFSNQSG
- the LOC142529404 gene encoding zinc-finger homeodomain protein 11-like, translated to MEGGDNSSGNEVYRECQRNHAASLGSYATDGCGEFTPDYTTPGGLLSCAACGCHRSFHRKVTYSTTHRSQVVGEIINYSDGRGSDRQMAAAIPYSPESSINKKRFRTKFSEEQKEKMLGFAENLGWKLQRKDQEEDEIERFCRGIGISRKVFKVWMHNHKNSSSHSAGNASSLTDEQ